In Actinoplanes derwentensis, the following proteins share a genomic window:
- a CDS encoding DEAD/DEAH box helicase has protein sequence MTTFADSSTFPSVIDNSDTPEIEAPETTVTETSDTPAAITFADLGLPPEIVRVLTREGITTPFEIQAATVPDALAGRDVLGRGQTGSGKTLAFGLPVLTRCSKGGRARPHYPKALILVPTRELAMQVADSLMPVGRAVGVFLKTAVGGVPYDRQMDALRRGVEVIVATPGRLADLIERGACRLDDVEVTVLDEADQMADMGFLPEVTDLLSKTPANAQRLLFSATLDGDVDTLVKRFMNDPVTHSTAPAEASVSTMEHHMLLIPPADKFPITSWIANREGKTIVFARTQMGVDRLVEQLAAVGVRSGALHGGKTQRVRTRTLAEFKEGRTNVLVATDVAARGIHVDGISLVMHVDPPKDPKDYLHRAGRTARAGESGSVVTLVLPKQRRTTQAMLTKAGVTPGEFRVRLGDEKLAEVTGAREPSGIPVIEEPEARRERSGGARRFGDRPRGDRPQRSYGDRPQRGYGDRNERSFGDRPQGDRPQRSYGDRPQGSFGDRPQGDRPQRSSYGDRPQGDRPQGSYGDRPQGDRPQRSYSDRPQSSYGDRPQGDRSYGDRNATGDRGQRSFGDRPQRTFGDRPTGQRRDSHRTEGQRTFGTADRREGPSGRQGTPRPARSY, from the coding sequence TTGACCACTTTCGCTGATTCCAGCACGTTCCCGTCCGTCATCGACAACAGCGACACCCCCGAGATCGAAGCCCCTGAGACGACCGTCACCGAGACGTCGGACACTCCCGCGGCTATCACTTTCGCCGACCTCGGCCTCCCGCCCGAGATCGTCCGCGTTCTGACCCGTGAGGGCATCACCACCCCGTTCGAGATCCAGGCCGCGACCGTTCCGGACGCGCTGGCCGGCCGGGACGTCCTGGGCCGTGGCCAGACCGGTTCGGGCAAGACGCTCGCCTTCGGCCTCCCGGTTCTGACTCGTTGCTCCAAGGGTGGCCGGGCTCGCCCGCACTACCCCAAGGCTCTGATCCTGGTCCCCACCCGCGAGCTGGCGATGCAGGTCGCCGACTCGCTGATGCCGGTGGGCCGGGCCGTCGGCGTCTTCCTGAAGACCGCGGTCGGCGGGGTTCCCTACGACCGTCAGATGGACGCGCTGCGTCGCGGCGTCGAGGTGATCGTCGCCACTCCGGGCCGGCTCGCCGACCTGATCGAGCGGGGCGCCTGCCGGCTCGACGACGTCGAGGTGACCGTCCTCGACGAGGCCGACCAGATGGCCGACATGGGCTTCCTGCCCGAGGTCACCGATCTGCTGTCCAAGACTCCGGCGAACGCCCAGCGGCTGCTCTTCTCGGCCACTCTGGACGGTGACGTCGACACCCTGGTCAAGCGGTTCATGAACGACCCGGTGACGCACTCCACGGCTCCGGCCGAGGCCAGCGTGTCCACCATGGAACACCACATGCTGCTGATCCCGCCGGCGGACAAGTTCCCGATCACCTCGTGGATCGCCAACCGGGAGGGCAAGACCATCGTCTTCGCCCGCACCCAGATGGGCGTCGACCGGCTGGTCGAGCAGCTCGCGGCGGTCGGTGTCCGGTCCGGTGCCCTGCACGGTGGCAAGACGCAGCGGGTCCGCACCCGCACGCTCGCCGAGTTCAAGGAAGGCCGGACGAACGTCCTGGTCGCCACGGACGTGGCGGCCCGTGGCATCCACGTCGACGGCATCTCGCTGGTCATGCACGTGGACCCGCCGAAGGACCCGAAGGACTACCTGCACCGCGCCGGCCGTACGGCTCGTGCCGGTGAGTCCGGCTCGGTCGTGACGCTGGTTCTGCCGAAGCAGCGCCGCACCACCCAGGCGATGCTGACGAAGGCCGGTGTCACCCCGGGCGAGTTCCGCGTCCGTCTGGGCGACGAGAAGCTGGCCGAGGTCACCGGTGCCCGTGAGCCCAGTGGCATCCCGGTGATCGAGGAGCCGGAGGCTCGTCGTGAGCGTTCCGGTGGCGCGCGTCGCTTCGGCGACCGGCCCCGTGGCGACCGCCCGCAGCGGTCGTACGGTGACCGTCCCCAGCGTGGCTACGGCGACCGCAACGAGCGTTCGTTCGGTGACCGTCCCCAGGGTGACCGGCCGCAGCGTTCCTACGGCGACCGCCCGCAGGGCTCGTTCGGCGACCGTCCCCAGGGCGACCGCCCGCAGCGTTCTTCGTACGGTGACCGCCCGCAGGGCGACCGTCCGCAGGGCTCCTACGGCGACCGCCCGCAGGGTGACCGGCCGCAGCGTTCCTACAGCGACCGGCCGCAGAGCTCCTACGGAGACCGGCCGCAGGGTGACCGTTCCTACGGTGACCGCAACGCGACGGGTGACCGGGGTCAGCGTTCGTTCGGTGACCGGCCGCAGCGCACGTTCGGTGACCGGCCGACCGGCCAGCGCCGGGACAGCCACCGCACCGAAGGCCAGCGCACGTTCGGAACCGCCGACCGTCGCGAGGGCCCGAGCGGCCGTCAGGGCACGCCCCGCCCGGCGCGCAGCTACTGA
- the cds1 gene encoding L-cysteine desulfhydrase Cds1, translated as MITDFGRTERVTRDWSRTAIAQVEADANRSADTHLLPFPLPAEWGIDLYLKDESSHPTGSLKHRLARSLFLYALCNGWIGPTTTVVEASSGSTAVSEAYFARMLGLPFIAVMPAATSPEKISLIEFQGGRCHLVAEASQVVPEARRLAADLGGHFMDQFTYAERATDWRGNNNIAESINSQMALERHPVPAWIVMGAGTGGTSATIGRYARYQRLDTKLCVVDPEGSAFWQAYLAGDWTTVTGKGSRIEGIGRPSVEPSFQPSVVDRMIHVPDAASLAAMRAGSAVLGRRLGGSTGTNLWGSFRLIAEMLAAGRTGSVVTLICDGGERYADTYYSDAWVSSQGLDLTHPAGVIRDFLDGGGWPG; from the coding sequence ATGATCACCGACTTCGGGCGCACCGAACGCGTCACCCGCGACTGGTCCCGCACCGCCATCGCCCAGGTGGAAGCCGACGCCAACCGGTCCGCGGACACCCACCTGCTGCCGTTCCCGCTGCCTGCCGAGTGGGGCATCGACCTCTACCTCAAGGACGAGTCCTCGCACCCCACCGGTTCGCTCAAGCACCGGCTGGCCCGCTCGCTCTTCCTCTACGCGCTCTGCAACGGCTGGATCGGCCCGACCACCACTGTCGTCGAGGCGTCGTCCGGTTCGACAGCGGTCAGCGAGGCCTACTTCGCGCGGATGCTGGGCCTGCCGTTCATCGCGGTGATGCCGGCCGCCACGTCGCCGGAGAAGATCTCGCTGATCGAGTTCCAGGGTGGCCGATGTCACCTGGTGGCCGAAGCGAGCCAGGTGGTGCCGGAGGCGCGCCGGCTCGCGGCCGACCTCGGCGGGCACTTCATGGACCAGTTCACCTACGCCGAGCGGGCCACCGACTGGCGTGGCAACAACAACATCGCAGAGTCGATCAACAGTCAGATGGCGCTGGAGCGCCATCCCGTACCGGCCTGGATCGTGATGGGTGCCGGGACCGGCGGGACCAGCGCCACCATCGGCCGGTACGCCCGCTATCAGCGTCTGGACACCAAGCTCTGCGTTGTCGACCCCGAAGGCTCCGCGTTCTGGCAGGCTTACCTCGCCGGTGACTGGACCACGGTGACCGGGAAAGGCTCCCGCATCGAAGGCATCGGCCGCCCCAGTGTCGAGCCGTCCTTCCAGCCCTCGGTGGTGGACCGGATGATCCACGTGCCGGACGCCGCCTCGCTGGCCGCCATGCGGGCCGGCTCGGCCGTCCTGGGCCGCCGGCTCGGGGGCTCGACCGGCACCAACCTGTGGGGCTCGTTCCGGCTGATCGCCGAGATGCTGGCCGCCGGGCGCACCGGATCGGTGGTCACCCTGATCTGCGACGGTGGCGAACGTTACGCCGACACCTACTACTCCGACGCGTGGGTGTCGTCCCAGGGCCTCGACCTCACCCACCCGGCCGGGGTGATCCGCGACTTCCTCGACGGCGGTGGATGGCCCGGATAG
- a CDS encoding Lrp/AsnC family transcriptional regulator, with amino-acid sequence MDSIDLRLIDLLRENARSSYAELARKVGLSAPAVHERVGKLETAGTIRGYRADIDHEAVGLGVTALIGIIEDSGADTDDVLAAVRAMPEVESCYFMAGVESYQLTVRVGTIAELEQLIVRINRTPGVASTRTAIALSTKWENRPQPGQG; translated from the coding sequence ATGGACTCCATCGACCTCCGGCTGATCGACCTGCTACGAGAGAACGCCCGCTCGTCGTACGCCGAACTCGCCCGCAAGGTCGGGCTCTCCGCCCCCGCCGTGCACGAGCGAGTCGGTAAGCTCGAGACAGCCGGGACCATCCGGGGCTACCGGGCCGACATCGACCACGAAGCGGTCGGGCTCGGGGTCACCGCACTGATCGGCATCATCGAGGACTCCGGTGCCGACACCGATGACGTGCTCGCCGCCGTGCGGGCCATGCCCGAGGTGGAGAGTTGCTATTTCATGGCCGGCGTCGAGTCGTACCAGCTGACCGTCCGGGTCGGCACGATCGCGGAGCTGGAGCAGCTGATCGTGCGGATCAACCGGACCCCGGGGGTGGCCTCGACCCGGACCGCGATCGCCCTCTCCACCAAGTGGGAGAACCGTCCCCAGCCAGGTCAGGGATGA
- a CDS encoding BldC family transcriptional regulator → MDTGDRLLTPGEVAALFRVDPKTVTRWAAAGRIGSIRTPGGHRRFRESEVRALLEGDGVIEEMREDDAANKPRNNGPTNPGPGYGPPNGLR, encoded by the coding sequence GTGGACACTGGAGATCGTCTGCTGACACCGGGCGAGGTGGCCGCGTTGTTCCGCGTCGACCCCAAAACGGTCACGCGTTGGGCCGCCGCCGGCCGGATCGGTAGCATCCGTACTCCGGGTGGACACCGCCGATTCCGTGAATCCGAAGTTCGTGCACTCCTCGAAGGCGATGGTGTGATCGAGGAAATGCGCGAGGATGACGCAGCCAACAAACCCAGGAACAACGGACCAACCAATCCAGGACCGGGCTACGGCCCGCCCAACGGTCTCCGTTAG
- a CDS encoding UbiX family flavin prenyltransferase codes for MREPWIIGVSGASGTPYAKAVLTALLDAGESVDLVISKAARLTLLDETGATVRDAHWKDDVAAWLGRDLGDLAYWPANDLAAGPSSGSYPARGMAVVPASTAACAGIAIGLSKDLLQRSAEVNLKERRRTVVVPRETPVTRSHLEHLIALHDAGAVVLPASPGFYGSGAGATAQQLVDFVAGKVLDALGVPHALFRRWTGELGEKNN; via the coding sequence ATGCGTGAACCATGGATCATCGGTGTCTCCGGGGCGTCCGGTACGCCGTACGCGAAAGCGGTCCTGACCGCCCTGCTCGACGCCGGTGAGTCCGTCGACCTGGTGATCTCCAAGGCAGCCCGGCTCACCCTGCTGGACGAGACCGGTGCGACCGTCCGCGACGCGCACTGGAAGGACGACGTGGCGGCCTGGCTGGGCCGGGATCTCGGCGATCTGGCCTACTGGCCCGCCAACGACCTTGCCGCGGGACCGAGTAGTGGTTCCTACCCGGCCCGCGGCATGGCGGTGGTTCCGGCCAGTACGGCGGCATGCGCCGGAATAGCCATCGGTTTGTCGAAAGACCTGTTGCAGCGGTCAGCCGAAGTGAATCTGAAAGAAAGACGGCGCACGGTTGTTGTTCCCCGGGAAACCCCGGTCACCCGTAGTCATCTGGAGCACCTGATCGCTTTGCACGATGCCGGAGCCGTGGTGTTGCCGGCCAGCCCCGGGTTTTACGGTTCCGGGGCCGGCGCGACGGCACAACAACTGGTCGACTTCGTGGCCGGTAAGGTGCTCGACGCGTTGGGCGTACCCCACGCGCTTTTCCGCAGATGGACCGGCGAATTGGGTGAGAAGAACAACTAA
- the mqnP gene encoding menaquinone biosynthesis prenyltransferase MqnP, which produces MTAIEEKPGKVKAFLRLVMIEHSIFALPFAYLSSLVAIGQIGHSIKDHWLDLVLVTIAMVSGRTFAMAANRILDRKIDALNPRTKNRELVTGAVSVRTAWTGALVSLVILVVAAGLLNPLCLLLSPLAVIPLVIYPYAKRFTNFPHYVLALAQAVAPVGAWLAITGTFAGSWPAWVLGIAVGLWIGGFDIIYACQDVEVDREIGVHSTPARFGVRTALHISSVTHILTFGFYVWFGQLVGLSWLWWTGLLLTAGALIYQHVVVTENDLSKVNRAFFTANGFVAIALFVFAVLDLTLL; this is translated from the coding sequence GTGACAGCCATCGAGGAGAAGCCCGGCAAGGTCAAGGCTTTCCTGCGGCTGGTCATGATCGAGCACTCGATCTTCGCGCTGCCGTTCGCCTACCTGTCGTCGTTGGTGGCCATCGGACAAATCGGGCACTCGATTAAAGATCACTGGCTCGACCTGGTGCTGGTCACGATCGCGATGGTGTCCGGCCGGACCTTCGCGATGGCCGCCAACCGCATCCTGGACCGCAAGATCGACGCGCTGAACCCGCGGACCAAGAACCGGGAACTGGTCACCGGTGCGGTAAGTGTCCGCACCGCCTGGACCGGGGCCCTGGTATCCCTGGTGATCCTGGTGGTCGCGGCCGGCCTGCTGAACCCGCTCTGCCTGCTGCTCTCGCCGCTCGCCGTGATCCCGCTGGTGATCTACCCGTACGCGAAGCGGTTCACGAACTTCCCGCACTACGTGCTCGCGCTGGCTCAGGCGGTCGCCCCGGTCGGCGCCTGGCTGGCGATCACCGGCACCTTCGCTGGCTCGTGGCCGGCCTGGGTGCTCGGCATCGCGGTCGGTCTGTGGATCGGCGGCTTCGACATCATCTACGCCTGCCAGGACGTCGAGGTGGACCGGGAGATCGGGGTGCACTCCACTCCGGCTCGCTTCGGGGTGCGGACCGCCCTGCACATCTCCAGCGTCACCCACATCCTGACGTTCGGCTTCTACGTCTGGTTCGGCCAGCTGGTCGGCCTGAGCTGGCTGTGGTGGACGGGGCTGCTGCTGACCGCCGGCGCGCTGATCTACCAGCACGTGGTGGTGACCGAGAATGATCTCTCCAAGGTCAATCGGGCCTTCTTCACGGCGAACGGCTTCGTGGCGATCGCCCTTTTTGTCTTCGCGGTGCTCGATCTGACTCTGCTGTGA
- a CDS encoding menaquinone biosynthesis decarboxylase, which yields MAPRGFPYADLQSFIAALEAAGELRRVKVPADPTLEISEIVTRTVRAGGPALLFEKPTRGEMPLVINLFGTEKRMAMALGVDHLDEIGARIGDLAKPELPVGWSGIREGIAKVLQLKSLPPKKIKTAPCQEVVLSGDDVDLGLLPGLQVWPGDGGIFHNFGLTHTKHPETGKRNLGLYRLQQHSKNTLGMHWQIHKDSTAHHAVAERLGQRLPVAVAIGADPVVAYSASAPLPGDIDEYLFAGFLKGERIEMVDCLTVPLQVPASAQIVLEGYLEPGERLPEGPFGDHTGFYTPVEPFPVLHIETMTMRKKPIYHSIVTSQPPQEDHGLGKATERIFQPLLKILIPDIVDYDMPAAGVFHNCLIVSIRKRYPKHAQKVMNAVWGAHLMSLTKLIVVVDEDCDVHDYNEVAFRAFGNVDYSRDLLLTEGPVDHLDHASYQQFWGGKAGVDATRKLLAEGYTRDWPESMVMSPEVVSLVDKRWKEYGL from the coding sequence ATGGCGCCGCGTGGATTCCCCTATGCCGATCTGCAGAGCTTCATCGCAGCCCTGGAGGCCGCGGGTGAGCTACGCCGGGTGAAAGTGCCGGCGGATCCGACGCTGGAGATCAGCGAGATCGTGACCCGGACTGTGCGGGCCGGTGGGCCGGCGCTGCTCTTCGAGAAGCCGACCCGGGGTGAGATGCCACTGGTCATCAACCTGTTCGGCACCGAGAAGCGGATGGCCATGGCCCTCGGCGTCGACCACCTGGACGAGATCGGCGCCCGCATCGGCGACCTGGCGAAACCGGAGCTGCCGGTCGGCTGGTCCGGCATCCGCGAGGGCATCGCGAAGGTGCTCCAGCTCAAGTCGCTGCCGCCGAAGAAGATCAAGACCGCGCCCTGCCAGGAGGTGGTGCTCTCCGGCGACGACGTCGACCTGGGTCTGCTGCCCGGCCTGCAGGTCTGGCCCGGTGACGGCGGCATCTTCCACAACTTCGGGCTGACCCACACCAAGCACCCGGAGACCGGCAAACGCAACCTCGGCCTCTACCGGCTCCAGCAGCACTCGAAGAACACGCTGGGCATGCACTGGCAGATCCACAAGGACTCGACCGCGCACCACGCGGTGGCCGAGCGCCTGGGCCAGCGTCTGCCGGTCGCCGTCGCGATCGGCGCCGACCCGGTGGTGGCCTACTCGGCCAGCGCGCCGCTGCCCGGCGACATCGACGAGTACCTGTTCGCCGGCTTCCTCAAGGGCGAGCGGATCGAGATGGTGGACTGCCTGACCGTGCCGCTGCAGGTCCCGGCCTCGGCGCAGATCGTGCTGGAGGGTTACCTCGAGCCGGGGGAGCGCCTGCCCGAGGGCCCGTTCGGCGACCACACCGGCTTCTACACCCCGGTCGAGCCGTTCCCGGTGCTGCACATCGAGACGATGACGATGCGGAAGAAGCCGATCTACCACTCCATCGTCACGTCCCAGCCGCCGCAGGAGGACCACGGGCTGGGCAAGGCCACCGAGCGCATCTTCCAGCCACTGCTCAAGATCCTCATCCCGGACATCGTCGACTACGACATGCCGGCCGCCGGGGTGTTCCACAACTGCCTGATCGTGTCGATCCGCAAGCGCTACCCGAAGCACGCGCAGAAGGTGATGAACGCCGTCTGGGGCGCCCACCTGATGTCGCTGACCAAGCTGATCGTGGTGGTCGACGAGGACTGTGACGTGCACGACTACAACGAGGTGGCGTTCCGGGCCTTCGGCAACGTCGACTACTCCCGTGACCTGCTGCTCACCGAGGGCCCGGTGGACCACCTGGACCACGCGTCCTACCAGCAGTTCTGGGGTGGGAAGGCGGGTGTCGACGCCACCCGTAAGCTGCTGGCCGAGGGTTACACCCGGGACTGGCCGGAGTCGATGGTCATGTCGCCCGAGGTGGTCAGCCTGGTGGACAAGCGGTGGAAGGAATACGGGCTGTGA